The Flavobacterium johnsoniae genomic sequence CTCCAGATTCAATCATAACGCGATGACCAGCGTATGTAAGTGAATTTACAGCATCTGGAGTTAAGCAAATACGACGTTCCTGGTAACTTGTTTCTTTAGGAATTCCTATAAAAAGTTCTCTTTTAAAACGACCAACCTCAAGTTTTTCTTCTTGCGGCAGTAATTGTTGTTTTGTAAATGGAGTTAACGTGATTGACATGGATTGTGCAAAAAATTAAGAGTACAAATTACGTAAAAAGTTTTAGAATTAGTGTAAAAAATCTGCTAATACTATATATTGGAATGTTAAGATATTTTTTATGTTTCTTTATAAAATTGCTTGAGATATCAATACGTGGATTTATTTTTGTAAAGATTCTCAAAGTTTTCACAGAAATTCACAAAGATTCTAGTTCAATTGCAACTCTCTTTTTCCGTCTTCTAATAATTTAATATTTATTGTAGAATGTTCGTCGGGAATTAAACTTGCTATTTTTTCAGACCATTCGATAAAACACCAATTACCAGAATACAAATAATCATCTACTCCCATATCAAGAGCTTCTGTTTCTTTGTTTAATCTATAAAAATCGAAATGATAAACTATTTGATTATTAGAGGTATAGTATTCATTAACTAAAGAAAAGGTTGGACTGCTTGTCGCGTCTTCAACTCCTAAACTTTTGCATAATTGTTTAATTAAAGTTGTTTTTCCAACTCCCATTTCTCCATTAAAAAGAATGATTTTTTTTGGATTTGAAGCTATAATTTGCTCGGCAACTTCTTGAATTTGATCTAATGAAAAAACGATGTTCATTTTTATTATATATTTTATTTTAGTCTCAGTCACAGTTTTTAGTCTCAGCTAAGAACTGTAAACTGTGACTGAGCCTGAAAACTTTATTTTGGGTTAAATACCAAAAATGGAATAATCATTTCTTCCAACGAAATTCCGCCATGCTGGTACGTATTTTTATAATAACTCACATAATGATTGTAATTGTTTACATACGCCAAAAAGAAATCATTTTTGGCAAAAATAAACGAACTACTCATGTTTATTGCAGGCAAACCAATTGTTTTAGGTTCTTTTACTACGTAAACATCTTTTTGTTCATACGTTAAACTTCGTCCAGTTTTGTAACGCAAATTTAGACTTGTATTTTTATCTCCCACAACTTTCGACGGATTTTTTACATTAATTGTTCCGTGATCGGTTGTTAAAATCAGTTTGAAACCTAAAAGTTGTGCTTGCTGAATAATTTCTAACAAAGGCGAATTTTTAAACCAGCTCAATGTTAGCGAACGATAAGCTTTATCGTCTGAAGCTAGTTCTTTTACAACTTCCATTTCAGTTTTAGCGTGGGAAAGCATGTCGACAAAATTGTAAACTACGGTCACCAAATCATTGCCTTTTAAGGCTTTAAAGTTTTCGGCTAATTTTTTACCTCCCGAATAATTAGTGATTTTAAAATAATCTTCTTTAATGTTAAGTCCCAATCTTTTTAATTGAGCAGATAAAAATTCGGCTTCGTAAAGATTTTTTCCGCCATCTTCTACATCATTTTTCCAATACTCCGGAAATTGTTTTTCCATTTCTAAAGGCATCAAACCAGAAAAAATTGAATTTCTTGCGTACTGCGTAGCGGTTGGAAGAATAGAATAATAAGGAACTTCTTTTTCTAACTTGTAATAATTTGACACAACAGATTCAAAAGATTTCCATTGATCGTAACGAAGATTGTCAATTACAACAAAAAGAATTGGTTTGTCTTTCTTTTTAAGTTCAGGAACAACCAGTTCTTTAAATAAAGTATTGGACTGTATTGGTTTATCTGCTTTTGGCGCAAACCAATCTTCGTAGTTTCTTTCAATAAATTTACCGAATTGAGAATTGGCTTCTACTTTTTGAGATTCTAGAATTTCGATCATCGCTGTGTCGTTGATATCTTCTAGTTTTAATTCCCAAAAAAGTAATTTTTTATACAATTCAATCCAATCTTCATAAGAATTAACCATGGCTAATTCCATAGCGATTTTCCTGAATTCTTTCTGATAATCTAAAGTTGTTTTTTCTGTAATTAATCTAGAATCATCCAGATTTTTTTTCAAACTCAACAAGATCTGATTCGGATTTACAGGTTTAATCAAATAATCGGCGATTTTAGAACCAATGGCTTCTTCCATAATATATTCTTCTTCGCTCTTGGTGATCATAATCATAGGAATAGCAGATTTTTTTTCTTTCATTTCAGAAAGTGTTTCCAATCCGCTCATTCCAGGCATGTTTTCATCCAAAAAAACAATATCAAAGCTATTCTCTTCAAACAAAGCAATAGCATCAAGTCCGTTATTGCAAGTTGTAACTTCGTAATTCTTTTTTTCTAGAAATAATATGTGGGGCTTTAAAAGATCGATTTCATCATCGACCCAAAGTATTTTTATCTTATCCATAAATCAATTATAATTTTTACTGCAATTTAAAGTTATAGAACTTAAAAAGTATTAAAAATAGTATAAAGTTCTCAAAGTCTGACTATGAATTTATTTTAAATTTTAACATTTTTTAGTCTATTTTATTGATAATCATTATAATTTCAACTTTCATTTTTAAATAAAAAACACCAATCTCTTTATACTTATTTACTTATATTTGTTGACCTAAAAAATATCGCAATAGTGACTCAGATCAATAAACTCAAAATATTCAACGATCCCATATATGGTTTTATAACGATTCCGAATGAGCTTGTTTACGATTTAATTCAGCATCCTTATTTTCAGCGTCTTCGTCGAATCTCACAAATGGGATTGTCTTATTTGGTATATCCGGGCGCTAATCATACTCGTTTTCATCATGCTTTAGGATGTATGCATTTGATGAAAAAAGCAATTGATACGCTTCGTTTTAAAGATGTTGTGATTTCTGAAGATGAAGAAAATGCTTTATTGATTGCTATTTTACTGCATGATATTGGGCACGGACCATTTTCTCATGCTATGGAAAGAAGTATTGTTGAAGATGTTCATCATGAGGCGATTTCATTATTATTTATGAATCAGCTAAATGAAGAATTTGAAGGGAGATTGAGTCTAGCAATTCAGGTGTTTAAAGGAGAATATCATAGAAAGTTTATGTTGCAATTGATTTCAAGTCAATTGGATATGGATCGAATGGATTACTTGAAACGTGATAGTTTTTATACAGGAGTTGCAGAAGGAAATGTAAATTCTGAACGTTTGATTCAAATGATGAATGTTGAAAATGACGTGTTGGTTATTGAAGAAAAAGGAATTTATTCTGTTGAAAAATTTCTGCTTTCAAGAAGATTAATGTATTGGCAGGCTTATTTACATAAAACGAGTTTGGTTGCCGAATTAATTTTAATGAAAGTGTTGAAAAGAGCCAAAGAATTAATTTTAAAAGGAATTGATCTTCCGTGCAGCGAACCGCTTTCTTATTTCATGCATAACAAAATAACGCTTGAAAATTTTGATGCAGAAAAGCTTGATTTGTTTGCACAATTAGATGATTTTGACATTATAAGCGCCTTGAAAGCTTGGCAGAGAAATGATGATTTTGTTTTGAGTACTTTAAGTAAAATGATCATAAATAGAGATTTACTGAAAATTAAAATGAGTGCGGAGAAAGTTTCTGTTGAAGAATCTCAAGCTTTAAAAGAGAAATTTGCAAGTCAGCATCATATCAGCCAATTAGATGCTGGTTATTTTATTTTTAGAGGAAAAATAAAAAATCAAGCATATAGCAAAGAAGCAGAACCTATTCGAATTTTGAAAAAAGATAAAACAATTGAAGATGTTGTTGAAGCTTCTGATCAGCTGAATTTGAAATCGTTATCTAAATTGGTAACAAAATATTATATCTGTTTTCCAAAACAACTTATCTAAAATTAACATTTAAAATCTATTTTTTATATTTTTGTCGCGATGAAATTTACAGCAGAACAAATAGCAGGAATTTTAGAAGGAGAAGTTGTTGGGAATCCCAATGCAGAAGTTTCTAAGCTTTCCAAAATCGAAGAGGGCGAAAATGGATCGCTTACTTTTTTGGCTAATCCAAAGTATATCAATTATATATACAGCACAAAAGCGACTGTTACAATTGTTAACGAGACCTTTGTTCCAGAACAAGAAATTACTACTACATTAATAAAGGTAGAAGATGCTTATGCGGCATTTTCTAAGCTTTTACACTTTTATAATCAAGTTAAATTAAATAAAACAGGTATCGAACCTCAGTCATTTATGTCTGAAGGAACTAAATATGGAGAAAATCTTTATTTAGGAAGCTTCAGTTACATCGGACAAAATGTTGTTCTAGGTGATAATGTGAAAATTTATCCAAACAGTTTTATTGGAGATAACGTTGTTATTGGTAATAATGTTTTCATTTTTGCTGGTGCAAAAATCTATTCAGAAACAGTTATTGGTAATGATTGTACAATTCACTCAGGCGTTATAATCGGAGCTGATGGTTTTGGCTTTGCTCCAAATGAAAATGGAGAATATAGTAAAGTACCTCAAATCGGAAACGTTATTCTTGAAGATAATGTTGATGTTGGAGCTAATACTACAATTGACAGAGCAACTCTTGGTTCTACAATTATTAGAAAAGGAGTGAAGTTAGACAATCAGATTCAGATTGCTCATAATGTAGAAATCGGAAAAAATACTGTGATAGCTGCTCAAAGTGGTGTTGCAGGTTCTACTAAAATTGGAGAAAACTGCATGATTGGAGGTCAGGTAGGTATCGCAGGGCATTTAATTATAGGTAATAATGTTAGACTTCAAGCGCAATCTGGAGTTGCTAGAAACATTAAAGATGATGAAGTTTTGCAAGGAACTCCATCACTTGGATATACTGATTTTAATAAATCTTATGTTCATTTTAAAAATCTGCCTAAAATTGTGGCCGAAGTTGAAGAATTAAAAAAACAAATAATAAACCCAAAAAATGGAAATAATGGTTAAACAGAAGACCATCAAAAATGAAATTTCGCTAACAGGAGTTGGTTTACATACTGGAAAAGAAGTTACAATGACTTTTAAACCTGCACCCGTTAATAATGGTTTCACTTTTGTAAGAGTAGATTTGCAAGGTCAACCAGTCATTGAAGCTGATGCTAATTATGTTGTTAATACTCAGAGAGGTACTAATCTTGAGAAATTAGGAGTTAAAATTCAGACTCCAGAGCACGTTTTAGCTGCAGTAGTTGGCTGCGATTTGGATAATATTATTATTGAATTGAATGCCTCTGAACTTCCAATTATGGATGGTTCATCAAAATATTTTGTTGAAGCGATTGAAAAAGCTGGTATCGAAGAGCAAGATGCTCAACGTAATGTATATGTAGTTAAAGAAGTTATCTCATTTACAGACGAAGCAACAGGAAGCGAAATTCTTGTTATGCCAAGCGATGAATATCAAGTAACAACAATGGTAGATTTTGGTACAAAAGTTTTAGGTACTCAAAATGCTACACTTAAAAGTCTTTCTGACTTTAAACAGGAAATTGCAAGCTCAAGAACTTTTAGTTTTCTGCATGAATTAGAATCTTTATTAGAACATGGTTTAATTAAAGGTGGAGATTTAAATAATGCAATTGTATATGTAGATAAAGAAATCTCTGAGTCTACAATGGAAAATTTAAAGAAAGCATTTGGTAAAGATGAAATTTCTGTAAAACCAAATGGCGTTTTGGATAACTTGACTTTGCATTATCCAAACGAAGCGGCAAGGCACAAATTGCTTGATGTTATTGGAGATTTATCTTTAATCGGAGTTCGTATTCAAGGAAAAATTATTGCTAATAAACCAGGGCATTTTGTAAATACTCAATTTGCTAAAAAGCTGGCAAAAATCATTAAAATAGAGCAAAGAAATCATGTTCCAGTTTATGATTTAAATCAAGAACCTTTGATGGATATTCATAAAATTATGGCGATGCTTCCTCACAGACCTCCATTTTTATTGATTGATAGAATTATCGAAATGTCTGATCGTCATGTGGTTGGTTTGAAAAATGTAACGATGAATGAAAATTTCTTCGTAGGACATTTTCCTGAAGCACCGGTTATGCCAGGAGTTTTAATTGTTGAAGCAATGGCGCAAACAGGAGGAATCTTAGTTTTAAGCACTGTTCCAGATCCTGAAAATTATTTGACTTACTTTATGAAAATTGATAATGTAAAATTCAAACATAAAGTATTGCCAGGTGATACCTTAATT encodes the following:
- the tsaE gene encoding tRNA (adenosine(37)-N6)-threonylcarbamoyltransferase complex ATPase subunit type 1 TsaE, which produces MNIVFSLDQIQEVAEQIIASNPKKIILFNGEMGVGKTTLIKQLCKSLGVEDATSSPTFSLVNEYYTSNNQIVYHFDFYRLNKETEALDMGVDDYLYSGNWCFIEWSEKIASLIPDEHSTINIKLLEDGKRELQLN
- a CDS encoding bifunctional response regulator/alkaline phosphatase family protein; this encodes MDKIKILWVDDEIDLLKPHILFLEKKNYEVTTCNNGLDAIALFEENSFDIVFLDENMPGMSGLETLSEMKEKKSAIPMIMITKSEEEYIMEEAIGSKIADYLIKPVNPNQILLSLKKNLDDSRLITEKTTLDYQKEFRKIAMELAMVNSYEDWIELYKKLLFWELKLEDINDTAMIEILESQKVEANSQFGKFIERNYEDWFAPKADKPIQSNTLFKELVVPELKKKDKPILFVVIDNLRYDQWKSFESVVSNYYKLEKEVPYYSILPTATQYARNSIFSGLMPLEMEKQFPEYWKNDVEDGGKNLYEAEFLSAQLKRLGLNIKEDYFKITNYSGGKKLAENFKALKGNDLVTVVYNFVDMLSHAKTEMEVVKELASDDKAYRSLTLSWFKNSPLLEIIQQAQLLGFKLILTTDHGTINVKNPSKVVGDKNTSLNLRYKTGRSLTYEQKDVYVVKEPKTIGLPAINMSSSFIFAKNDFFLAYVNNYNHYVSYYKNTYQHGGISLEEMIIPFLVFNPK
- a CDS encoding HD domain-containing protein, translated to MTQINKLKIFNDPIYGFITIPNELVYDLIQHPYFQRLRRISQMGLSYLVYPGANHTRFHHALGCMHLMKKAIDTLRFKDVVISEDEENALLIAILLHDIGHGPFSHAMERSIVEDVHHEAISLLFMNQLNEEFEGRLSLAIQVFKGEYHRKFMLQLISSQLDMDRMDYLKRDSFYTGVAEGNVNSERLIQMMNVENDVLVIEEKGIYSVEKFLLSRRLMYWQAYLHKTSLVAELILMKVLKRAKELILKGIDLPCSEPLSYFMHNKITLENFDAEKLDLFAQLDDFDIISALKAWQRNDDFVLSTLSKMIINRDLLKIKMSAEKVSVEESQALKEKFASQHHISQLDAGYFIFRGKIKNQAYSKEAEPIRILKKDKTIEDVVEASDQLNLKSLSKLVTKYYICFPKQLI
- the lpxD gene encoding UDP-3-O-(3-hydroxymyristoyl)glucosamine N-acyltransferase, translating into MKFTAEQIAGILEGEVVGNPNAEVSKLSKIEEGENGSLTFLANPKYINYIYSTKATVTIVNETFVPEQEITTTLIKVEDAYAAFSKLLHFYNQVKLNKTGIEPQSFMSEGTKYGENLYLGSFSYIGQNVVLGDNVKIYPNSFIGDNVVIGNNVFIFAGAKIYSETVIGNDCTIHSGVIIGADGFGFAPNENGEYSKVPQIGNVILEDNVDVGANTTIDRATLGSTIIRKGVKLDNQIQIAHNVEIGKNTVIAAQSGVAGSTKIGENCMIGGQVGIAGHLIIGNNVRLQAQSGVARNIKDDEVLQGTPSLGYTDFNKSYVHFKNLPKIVAEVEELKKQIINPKNGNNG
- a CDS encoding bifunctional UDP-3-O-[3-hydroxymyristoyl] N-acetylglucosamine deacetylase/3-hydroxyacyl-ACP dehydratase — protein: MVKQKTIKNEISLTGVGLHTGKEVTMTFKPAPVNNGFTFVRVDLQGQPVIEADANYVVNTQRGTNLEKLGVKIQTPEHVLAAVVGCDLDNIIIELNASELPIMDGSSKYFVEAIEKAGIEEQDAQRNVYVVKEVISFTDEATGSEILVMPSDEYQVTTMVDFGTKVLGTQNATLKSLSDFKQEIASSRTFSFLHELESLLEHGLIKGGDLNNAIVYVDKEISESTMENLKKAFGKDEISVKPNGVLDNLTLHYPNEAARHKLLDVIGDLSLIGVRIQGKIIANKPGHFVNTQFAKKLAKIIKIEQRNHVPVYDLNQEPLMDIHKIMAMLPHRPPFLLIDRIIEMSDRHVVGLKNVTMNENFFVGHFPEAPVMPGVLIVEAMAQTGGILVLSTVPDPENYLTYFMKIDNVKFKHKVLPGDTLIFKCELISPIRRGICHMQANAYANGKLVTEAELMAQIARKQ